One region of Corvus moneduloides isolate bCorMon1 chromosome 1, bCorMon1.pri, whole genome shotgun sequence genomic DNA includes:
- the SNRNP48 gene encoding U11/U12 small nuclear ribonucleoprotein 48 kDa protein isoform X1, with protein MAAPSAVWLGGGSVEWVPCPYDVHHRVPRASLERHAASCRLRKMGYSAEEEAEMYDSSFFYENLKVPSVAMDKDLQFHIVKQARTQSVKEGTGYSEGSYSLLPIEVPQNHKRFICDLTQADRLALYDYVVEETKKQRSRSQITENDSDLFVDLAAKITQDDSQKGPKSHLEILAEMRDYKRRRQSYRAKNVHITKKSYTEVIRDVIGVHLEELSNQWQEENRLDNAEICEGGKSKSSGSFRREDRRSASVDSRQSGGSSKDTECTRHRRDTSRSPSKRRRSRERGKDRDSRRKRERDEDKYHNHKRRK; from the exons ATGGCGGCGCCCAGCGCCGTGTGGCTCGGCGGGGGCTCG GTAGAGTGGGTGCCGTGCCCCTACGACGTCCATCACCGCGTCCCCCGTGCGTCGCTGGAGAGGCACGCGGCGTCCTGCCGGCTCCGCAAGATGGGATACTCCGCcgaggaggag GCCGAGATGTACGACTCCAGCTTTTTCTACGAAAACCTGAAGGTTCCGTCTGTCGCCATGG ATAAAGATCTACAGTTTCATATTGTTAAGCAGGCTAGAACTCAAAGTGTGAAGGAAGGTACAGGCTACAGTGAAG GATCTTACTCATTACTGCCCATAGAAGTTCCTCAAAACCATAAGCGTTTCATCTGTGACCTGACTCAAGCTGACCGCCTTGCTCTTTACGATTACGTTGTtgaggaaacaaagaaacagaggTCTAGATCCCAGATAACGGAAAATGACAGTGATCTCTTTGTGGATTTAGCAGCAAAAATCACTCAAG ATGATAGTCAGAAAGGTCCAAAGTCCCATCTTGAAATTCTGGCTGAAATGCGAGATTACAAAAGGCGGCGGCAGTCATACAGAGCTAAGAATGTTCATATAACGAAGAAGTCCTACACTGAG GTGATTCGGGATGTGATTGGTGTGCATTTGGAAGAGCTCAGCAATCAGTGGCAGGAGGAGAACAGGTTGGATAATGCAGAGATATGTGAAGGAGGGAAGTCGAAATCTTCAGGAAG TTTCAGAAGGGAAGACAGGCGGTCGGCTTCAGTGGATTCCCGGCAGTCTGGGGGAAGCAGTAAGGATACGGAATGCACGAGACACAGGAGAGACACCAGCAGGAGTCCAAGTAAACGAAGAAGGAGTCGTGAGAGAGGCAAAGACAGAGACTCTcggagaaaaagagagag gGATGAAGACAAGTATCACAAccataaaagaagaaagtag
- the SNRNP48 gene encoding U11/U12 small nuclear ribonucleoprotein 48 kDa protein isoform X2: protein MAAPSAVWLGGGSVEWVPCPYDVHHRVPRASLERHAASCRLRKMGYSAEEEAEMYDSSFFYENLKVPSVAMDKDLQFHIVKQARTQSVKEGTGYSEGSYSLLPIEVPQNHKRFICDLTQADRLALYDYVVEETKKQRSRSQITENDSDLFVDLAAKITQDDSQKGPKSHLEILAEMRDYKRRRQSYRAKNVHITKKSYTEVIRDVIGVHLEELSNQWQEENRLDNAEICEGGKSKSSGRREDRRSASVDSRQSGGSSKDTECTRHRRDTSRSPSKRRRSRERGKDRDSRRKRERDEDKYHNHKRRK from the exons ATGGCGGCGCCCAGCGCCGTGTGGCTCGGCGGGGGCTCG GTAGAGTGGGTGCCGTGCCCCTACGACGTCCATCACCGCGTCCCCCGTGCGTCGCTGGAGAGGCACGCGGCGTCCTGCCGGCTCCGCAAGATGGGATACTCCGCcgaggaggag GCCGAGATGTACGACTCCAGCTTTTTCTACGAAAACCTGAAGGTTCCGTCTGTCGCCATGG ATAAAGATCTACAGTTTCATATTGTTAAGCAGGCTAGAACTCAAAGTGTGAAGGAAGGTACAGGCTACAGTGAAG GATCTTACTCATTACTGCCCATAGAAGTTCCTCAAAACCATAAGCGTTTCATCTGTGACCTGACTCAAGCTGACCGCCTTGCTCTTTACGATTACGTTGTtgaggaaacaaagaaacagaggTCTAGATCCCAGATAACGGAAAATGACAGTGATCTCTTTGTGGATTTAGCAGCAAAAATCACTCAAG ATGATAGTCAGAAAGGTCCAAAGTCCCATCTTGAAATTCTGGCTGAAATGCGAGATTACAAAAGGCGGCGGCAGTCATACAGAGCTAAGAATGTTCATATAACGAAGAAGTCCTACACTGAG GTGATTCGGGATGTGATTGGTGTGCATTTGGAAGAGCTCAGCAATCAGTGGCAGGAGGAGAACAGGTTGGATAATGCAGAGATATGTGAAGGAGGGAAGTCGAAATCTTCAGGAAG AAGGGAAGACAGGCGGTCGGCTTCAGTGGATTCCCGGCAGTCTGGGGGAAGCAGTAAGGATACGGAATGCACGAGACACAGGAGAGACACCAGCAGGAGTCCAAGTAAACGAAGAAGGAGTCGTGAGAGAGGCAAAGACAGAGACTCTcggagaaaaagagagag gGATGAAGACAAGTATCACAAccataaaagaagaaagtag
- the ROPN1L gene encoding ropporin-1-like protein, with translation MPLPETMFCAQQIKIPPELPDILKQFTKAAIRTQPYDVLQWAAAYFSALSKGEPLPVKERMEMPLATEKTDAGLTPGLLKVLHKQLSSKGMVTIADLRERWKHLGLPEEQLEAILQLDSFGEEVEWMKFLALGCSVLGGSLLSSMKQACEILTRDPEGGAARIPFETFSFLYSYLAGIDGEISETETKAFLQGIKEQADQHSGMVLIRHFLPHSFIFY, from the exons ATGCCTCTTCCAGAAACCATGTTTTGTGCTCAGCAGATCAAAATCCCCCCGGAGCTACCTGATATTCTGAAGCAATTTACTAAAGCTGCTATTAGGACTCAGCCTTATGATGTTTTGCAGTGGGCAGCTGC GTATTTTTCAGCCTTGTCTAAAGGTGAACCCCTTCCTGTGAAGGAGAGGATGGAAATGCCTTTagcaacagagaaaacagatgcTGGTTTGACCCCAGGACTTCTTAAGGTCTTGCACAAACAG CTTTCTTCCAAAGGCATGGTGACCATTGCAGACCTGAGGGAAAGATGGAAGCATTTGGGCTtgccagaggagcagctggaagctATCCTGCAGCTGGACAGTTTTGGCGAGGAGGTGGAATGGATGAAGTTTCTGGCACTTGGGTGCAGCGTGCTTGGTGGG TCCTTACTGAGTTCAATGAAACAGGCCTGCGAAATCCTAACAAGAGATCCAGAAGGCGGAGCAGCTCGAATTCCCTTTGAAACGTTCTCATTCCTTTATTCATATTTGGCTGGTATTGATGGGGAGATATCAGAGACAGAAACTAAAGCATTCCTTCAAGGAATTAAAGAACAAGC GGACCAACACTCTGGCATGGTGCTCATCAGACACTTCCTGCCACACTCCTTCATATTTTATTGA